The proteins below come from a single Spiroplasma endosymbiont of Atherix ibis genomic window:
- the rpsH gene encoding 30S ribosomal protein S8, which translates to MTTDVIADMLTRIRNANQRYHKEVLIPGSKVKLEIAKILKKEGFIEDFKVADDFKKDITISLKYKGKIRVIKGLKRISKPGLRVYSNSYDLPQVLNGLGIAIVSTSNGIITDKEARHQNVGGEVLAFVW; encoded by the coding sequence ATGACAACAGATGTAATCGCAGATATGCTTACTAGAATTAGAAATGCTAACCAACGTTATCACAAAGAAGTTCTAATACCAGGAAGCAAAGTAAAATTAGAAATAGCAAAAATTCTTAAAAAAGAAGGTTTTATTGAAGACTTCAAAGTTGCAGATGACTTTAAGAAAGACATTACTATAAGCTTAAAATATAAAGGGAAAATTAGAGTTATTAAAGGATTAAAAAGAATTTCAAAACCAGGATTAAGAGTTTATTCAAATTCTTACGACTTACCTCAAGTATTAAATGGGTTAGGTATTGCAATCGTTTCAACTTCAAATGGAATCATTACAGATAAAGAAGCTCGTCACCAAAATGTTGGTGGAGAGGTTCTGGCATTTGTTTGATAA
- the rpsQ gene encoding 30S ribosomal protein S17, producing the protein MERNLRKTYTGKVVSDKMDKTITVLVETYKNHPIYKKRVKYSKKYKAHDENSQAQMGDRVEIMETRPMSKTKKFRLVKVIEKAII; encoded by the coding sequence ATGGAAAGAAATTTAAGAAAAACTTACACAGGTAAAGTTGTTTCAGATAAAATGGACAAAACCATAACTGTTTTAGTTGAAACATATAAAAACCATCCTATTTACAAAAAAAGAGTTAAATATTCAAAAAAATATAAAGCTCATGATGAAAATTCACAAGCTCAAATGGGAGATAGAGTTGAAATTATGGAAACTCGTCCAATGAGTAAAACTAAAAAATTTAGACTTGTTAAAGTTATTGAGAAAGCAATTATTTAA
- a CDS encoding type Z 30S ribosomal protein S14, translating into MAKKSLKVKQAKVQKFKVREYTRCGNCGRPHSVLRKFNLCRVCFRDLAYKGQIPGIKKASW; encoded by the coding sequence ATGGCAAAAAAATCATTAAAAGTAAAACAAGCAAAAGTCCAAAAATTCAAAGTTAGAGAATACACACGTTGTGGAAATTGTGGTAGACCTCATTCAGTTTTAAGAAAATTTAATCTATGTCGTGTATGCTTTAGAGATTTAGCATACAAAGGACAAATCCCTGGTATTAAGAAAGCTTCATGATAG
- the rplN gene encoding 50S ribosomal protein L14, with translation MIQNESRLKIADNSGAKEILVIRNLGGSVRKFTNIGDIVVATVKSAAPGGAVKKGQVIKAVIVRTVRGLRRADGTYIKFSENAAVIIKDDKSPRGTRIFGPIAREVKDAGFAKIASLALEVL, from the coding sequence ATGATACAAAATGAATCAAGATTAAAAATTGCAGATAATTCAGGAGCTAAAGAAATATTGGTTATTCGTAATTTAGGTGGAAGTGTTAGAAAATTTACAAATATAGGAGATATTGTTGTTGCAACTGTTAAATCAGCAGCACCTGGTGGAGCTGTTAAAAAAGGTCAAGTTATTAAAGCTGTTATTGTTAGAACTGTTAGAGGTTTAAGAAGAGCTGATGGAACATACATCAAATTTTCAGAAAATGCTGCAGTAATTATTAAAGATGATAAATCACCAAGAGGTACTCGTATCTTTGGTCCAATTGCACGTGAAGTAAAGGATGCTGGTTTTGCAAAAATTGCATCTCTAGCTCTAGAAGTGTTATAG
- the rplX gene encoding 50S ribosomal protein L24, with protein MNKSKILRGDVVKVITGTHKGKIGPVVKLSKDKKRVYVEGIVEIKHAKPSQTDQEGGIKEIPASIDASNVSLVDPKVKNSATKVGYKIADGKKVRIAKKSGIEVK; from the coding sequence ATGAATAAATCAAAAATCTTAAGAGGAGATGTAGTAAAAGTAATCACCGGAACTCATAAAGGAAAAATTGGACCAGTAGTTAAATTATCAAAAGATAAAAAAAGAGTATATGTAGAAGGTATAGTTGAAATTAAGCATGCAAAACCTTCACAAACAGATCAAGAAGGTGGAATTAAAGAAATTCCTGCATCAATTGATGCTTCAAATGTTTCACTTGTTGATCCAAAAGTAAAAAATAGTGCTACAAAAGTTGGATATAAAATTGCAGATGGAAAAAAAGTTAGAATTGCTAAAAAATCTGGAATAGAAGTTAAATAG
- the rplE gene encoding 50S ribosomal protein L5, with product MATKANVNRLEKQYKEKITPELFKEKQYKSIMQVPKITKVVINIGIGDAVQDTKKLDDAVLELQQITGQKPLVTKAKKSLAVFKLREGMPIGAKVTLRGKRMYEFLDKLISVALPRVRDFRGVPKTSFDKQGNYTMGIKEQIIFPEIDYDKVKKVRGMDITIVTTATNKDESFALLKKIGMPFVK from the coding sequence ATGGCAACAAAAGCAAATGTTAATAGATTAGAAAAACAATATAAAGAAAAAATCACCCCAGAATTATTTAAAGAAAAGCAATACAAATCAATTATGCAAGTTCCAAAAATCACAAAAGTAGTTATAAATATAGGAATTGGAGATGCTGTACAAGATACTAAGAAATTAGATGATGCAGTTCTTGAATTACAACAAATCACAGGTCAAAAACCTCTTGTAACTAAAGCTAAAAAATCTTTAGCTGTGTTCAAATTGCGTGAAGGTATGCCAATTGGAGCAAAAGTTACTTTAAGAGGAAAAAGAATGTATGAATTTTTAGATAAATTAATATCAGTTGCGTTACCACGTGTACGTGACTTTAGAGGAGTACCTAAAACTAGTTTTGATAAACAAGGAAACTATACAATGGGTATTAAAGAACAAATTATCTTCCCAGAAATTGATTATGATAAAGTAAAAAAAGTTCGTGGGATGGACATAACAATAGTTACAACAGCAACTAACAAGGACGAATCATTTGCATTACTAAAAAAAATAGGAATGCCTTTCGTTAAATAA
- the rplR gene encoding 50S ribosomal protein L18 → MKYTKAEARKRRHYRVRNKVSGTSAKPRLNVFKSNTYFYAQIIDDVKGVTLVSSSSIKLGLKSGCNIDAAKAVGKDIAEKAKSKKISNVVFDRGGYLFHGKVKAFAESAKENGMKF, encoded by the coding sequence ATGAAATACACTAAAGCAGAAGCAAGAAAAAGAAGACACTATAGAGTAAGAAATAAAGTGTCAGGAACTAGTGCTAAACCAAGATTAAATGTATTTAAATCAAACACATACTTCTATGCTCAAATTATTGATGATGTTAAAGGTGTTACTTTAGTATCATCATCTTCAATTAAACTGGGATTAAAAAGTGGATGTAATATCGATGCAGCAAAAGCTGTAGGCAAAGATATTGCTGAAAAAGCAAAAAGTAAAAAAATATCTAATGTAGTATTTGATAGAGGTGGATATTTATTCCATGGTAAAGTAAAAGCTTTTGCAGAATCTGCAAAAGAAAATGGTATGAAATTCTAA
- the rplF gene encoding 50S ribosomal protein L6: MSRIGNRILAIPTGVEVKVETNNVVTIKGSKGELTQTFSPLIEIKVEGSELKTLRANENKHTKQLHGTTNSLIEGMLTGVSQGFIKELEIVGVGYRAALAGNKINLSLGFSHPVEYEVPKGITVEIPKPTEIKISGIDKQLVGEVAANIRAYRRPEPYKGKGVKYKNEKIIRKEGKAAGK; this comes from the coding sequence ATGTCACGTATAGGAAACAGAATATTAGCAATTCCTACTGGAGTAGAAGTTAAAGTTGAAACAAATAACGTTGTAACTATAAAAGGATCAAAAGGAGAACTAACTCAAACTTTTAGTCCTTTAATTGAAATTAAAGTTGAAGGTTCAGAACTAAAAACTTTAAGAGCAAATGAAAATAAACATACAAAACAATTGCATGGAACAACAAATTCTTTAATTGAAGGTATGTTAACAGGAGTTAGTCAAGGATTTATTAAAGAACTTGAAATTGTAGGGGTTGGTTATAGAGCTGCATTAGCAGGTAATAAAATCAACTTATCACTAGGTTTTTCACACCCAGTGGAATATGAAGTTCCAAAAGGAATAACAGTAGAAATCCCAAAACCAACAGAAATAAAAATATCAGGAATTGATAAGCAATTAGTTGGAGAAGTAGCGGCAAATATTAGAGCATATAGAAGACCTGAACCTTATAAAGGTAAAGGAGTTAAATACAAAAATGAAAAAATTATTAGAAAAGAAGGTAAAGCAGCTGGTAAATAG